In one Parvibaculum sp. genomic region, the following are encoded:
- the metC gene encoding cystathionine beta-lyase, translated as MKKKQDTLIVTAGRDPEANFGILNPPVYHASTILYPTLDAVRTRKQPFTYGRRGTPTTAALQEAIAELEGGYRTLLTPSGLSAVTAALLAHLKTGDHLLMTDSAYEPSRHFCERVLKRYGVDVEYYNPCLGSDIAALIKPNTAVVFTESPGSVTFEVQDIPAISKAAHKAGAIVMIDNTWASPLYFKPFEHGVDVSIQAVTKYLCGHSDVMMGAITTTEAAWRDTVASHGANGLCAGPDDVYLVLRGIRTLSVRLARHMETGLKLARWLAARPEVARVIHPALPSHPGHALWKRDFTGASGLFSIELKPASEAALAAMLDGLELFGMGYSWGGFESLIIPQDPAKIRTATKWEAQGPMLRLHAGLEDPDDLIADLDAGFERLRACNE; from the coding sequence ATGAAGAAGAAGCAGGACACGCTGATCGTCACCGCCGGACGCGACCCGGAGGCTAATTTCGGCATCCTCAATCCACCCGTTTATCACGCATCGACCATTCTCTACCCAACCCTCGATGCAGTCCGGACGCGCAAGCAGCCCTTCACCTATGGCCGGCGCGGCACGCCGACAACCGCCGCCCTGCAGGAGGCGATTGCCGAGCTTGAGGGCGGCTATCGCACGCTGCTGACCCCCTCGGGCCTCTCCGCCGTCACCGCGGCCCTCCTCGCGCATCTCAAGACCGGCGACCACCTGCTGATGACCGACAGCGCCTACGAGCCGTCGCGTCATTTCTGCGAGCGCGTTCTCAAACGCTATGGAGTCGACGTCGAATATTACAACCCATGTCTGGGAAGCGATATTGCGGCGCTGATCAAACCGAACACCGCCGTCGTCTTCACCGAAAGCCCCGGCTCGGTGACTTTCGAGGTGCAGGACATCCCGGCCATCTCCAAAGCCGCACACAAGGCCGGCGCAATCGTGATGATCGACAACACCTGGGCCTCACCGCTCTATTTCAAGCCGTTCGAACACGGCGTCGACGTTTCGATCCAGGCCGTGACCAAATATCTATGCGGCCATTCCGACGTAATGATGGGCGCGATCACGACGACGGAAGCCGCATGGCGCGACACGGTCGCAAGCCACGGCGCAAACGGACTCTGCGCCGGGCCGGACGACGTCTATCTGGTGTTGCGCGGTATCCGCACATTGTCCGTCCGCCTCGCGCGGCATATGGAGACCGGGTTGAAGTTGGCGCGCTGGCTCGCCGCGCGGCCCGAAGTCGCCCGCGTCATTCATCCGGCATTGCCGAGCCATCCCGGCCATGCGCTCTGGAAGCGCGACTTTACCGGCGCGAGCGGGCTTTTCAGCATCGAACTCAAGCCGGCATCCGAAGCCGCGCTCGCCGCCATGCTCGACGGTCTGGAACTTTTCGGCATGGGTTATTCATGGGGCGGCTTCGAAAGCCTGATCATCCCGCAAGACCCGGCCAAAATCCGAACGGCCACAAAATGGGAGGCACAAGGTCCGATGCTGCGCCTTCATGCCG